A region from the Eublepharis macularius isolate TG4126 chromosome 13, MPM_Emac_v1.0, whole genome shotgun sequence genome encodes:
- the YDJC gene encoding carbohydrate deacetylase: MMPKATVKLIVTGDDFGYCPRRNQGIVECFLAGAVSNVSLLVNGSAVSDAVQLAKRYRIPIGLHANLSEGLPVCPALKEQSSLLNKEGFFHGKMGIRAVLADGLLKMSEVKQELIAQVELFCELTGHLPHHMDGHQHVHVLPEIRHVFAQVLEEYGIRHTRVPIEPDLPHCSWIDPPLMNFYLGVEKDSLNTVDVFMKHGIRWPDIYIGLSTMGKNMSVNNILRAIDNATTDFLAKVDCAIPSNSPLCPDQEIRTVTIELMTHPGYPSVPPVGGCGEGPDDFSQSWERSHELETLKNPELQSHYKTRNVQLCAFKDL, translated from the exons ATGATGCCCAAAGCCACTGTGAAGCTTATAGTAACCGGAGATGACTTTGGCTACTGCCCAAGAAGAAACCAAGGCATTGTGGAGTGTTTCCTTGCAGGCGCCGTTTCCAACGTGTCCCTTCTGGTCAACGGCAGCGCTGTCTCTGATGCAGTACAATTGGCAAAGAG GTATCGCATTCCAATAGGACTCCATGCCAACCTGTCCGAAGGCTTACCTGTTTGCCCGGCGCTGAAAGAGCAATCCTCGCTACTCAACAAAGAAGGGTTCTTCCATGGAAAGATGGGAATCCGGGCGGTGTTAGCAGATGGACTCCTGAAGATGTCTGAG gTGAAGCAAGAACTGATAGCGCAAGTTGAATTGTTCTGTGAACTCACAGGCCACCTGCCTCATCACATGGACGGACACCAGCATGTCCATGTCCTTCCAG AGATCAGACATGTATTTGCACAGGTGCTGGAGGAATATGGAATCAGACATACTCGTGTCCCCATAGAACCAGACCTTCCCCATTGCAGCTGGATAGATCCACCCTTAATGAATTTTTACCTGGGTGTGGAAAAGGATTCACTTAACACAGTGGATGTGTTCATGAAACATGGGATAAG atggccagatatatatatagGCTTGAGCACCATGGGGAAAAATATGTCTGTAAACAACATCCTCAGAGCCATTGATAATGCCACTACGGATTTCCTGGCTAAAGTGGATTGCGCCATTCCTTCGAACTCACCCTTGTGCCCAGATCAAGAAATCAGAACGGTAACAATTGAGTTGATGACGCATCCGGGATATCCCAGTGTTCCACCCGTGGGGGGCTGCGGCGAGGGACCGGATGATTTCTCTCAGTCATGGGAACGCTCACATGAACTTGAGACATTAAAGAACCCAGAGCTGCAAAGCCATTACAAAACAAGGAACGTTCAGCTGTGTGCATTTAAAGACCTTTGA